The proteins below are encoded in one region of Parvicella tangerina:
- a CDS encoding rhomboid family intramembrane serine protease, with protein MSTVMDSIKYQFRQGGMYLNLFYVNVGVFLVFSILILLSELMLNPSIVGIPYKLLAVNTELSSLLYKPWTLITNAFVHRDFFHLLSNMLYLFFLGGMLEQYLGKRKILSLYLLGGIVGTLVQIASKNAFPLFANMPDYYIIGASGAVFAIAVGLVTYNPQLEVRLFGIIPAKLIFIVGILFALEFLRLSKVDGVAHFAHVGGGLLGFISMYYYRKGTDILRWLDNLQGVFAGKRTYRPKMKVKHSTFRERRPKEKPPRDDYDYNASKAAQQERLDKILDKIKYKGYDGLTKEEKEFLNRF; from the coding sequence ATGAGTACGGTAATGGATAGTATAAAATATCAATTTAGGCAAGGAGGAATGTACTTGAACCTGTTCTACGTTAATGTGGGAGTTTTTCTGGTTTTTTCCATCTTGATCTTACTGTCTGAATTAATGTTGAATCCATCTATAGTTGGCATTCCTTATAAGCTATTAGCGGTAAACACAGAGTTAAGTTCATTATTATACAAACCCTGGACACTAATTACGAATGCTTTTGTTCATCGTGATTTTTTTCATCTCCTTTCCAACATGCTTTATCTATTCTTTTTGGGGGGAATGTTAGAACAATACCTTGGGAAGAGAAAAATCTTATCCCTGTACTTACTCGGAGGTATAGTAGGGACACTTGTTCAGATAGCATCTAAGAATGCATTTCCACTATTCGCAAACATGCCAGATTATTACATTATAGGAGCTTCAGGCGCTGTGTTTGCGATAGCCGTGGGGTTGGTAACCTATAATCCGCAGTTGGAGGTGAGGTTGTTCGGGATCATTCCTGCCAAATTGATTTTTATTGTCGGTATTTTGTTTGCGCTTGAGTTTTTAAGACTTAGCAAAGTGGATGGCGTAGCTCATTTTGCTCATGTAGGTGGAGGCTTGCTTGGTTTTATCAGTATGTATTATTATCGCAAGGGAACGGATATCTTAAGGTGGTTGGACAATTTGCAGGGAGTTTTTGCTGGAAAAAGGACGTATCGACCAAAAATGAAGGTGAAGCACTCTACCTTCAGAGAGCGAAGGCCAAAAGAAAAGCCACCACGTGATGACTATGATTACAATGCCTCGAAAGCAGCTCAGCAAGAGCGTTTAGACAAGATTCTGGACAAGATCAAGTACAAAGGTTATGATGGTCTGACCAAAGAGGAGAAGGAATTCCTCAATAGATTTTAA
- a CDS encoding endonuclease/exonuclease/phosphatase family protein — protein MISYLVATFQKQNVFNKLVLWLNLFVILLLLISYTAPFINPKTSVFFAYMGLLYPVFAGVNLLFSVYWVLWKKHLFIYSLAAIMLGLLSFSRFFQMTFYQPASEHTNKIEVMSFNVRLFDLYNWTGNLESKENIQKFIKQENVDVICFQEYYRGVKVHFSVREFMEQEVGYTYCYEHITTSAKEKDGVGNNLFGSAIFSKYPFIDSGYVEFENDENNHVSWIDIVKGEDTLRIVNAHIGSMRLQNADYQLIGGNDNKKWAREKQFPQDIFTRMTRGFYRREEQLVTFKKFLSTSPYRVVVCVDLNDTPNSYAYNEMVEKLKDAFMISGWGLGSTYVGENIFNRIMPVNRIDYIFHSEGIDSRNFTTHKEKLSDHKAISCEVWF, from the coding sequence GTGATCTCCTATCTAGTAGCAACATTCCAAAAGCAAAATGTATTCAACAAGCTGGTATTGTGGTTGAATCTTTTTGTTATTCTGCTATTACTAATTAGCTATACCGCACCATTTATTAATCCGAAGACTTCTGTTTTTTTTGCATACATGGGGTTGTTGTATCCCGTTTTCGCTGGTGTTAATTTACTTTTTTCGGTTTACTGGGTCTTATGGAAAAAACACCTTTTTATCTATTCACTAGCGGCCATCATGCTCGGGTTATTATCCTTTAGTCGCTTTTTTCAAATGACGTTCTATCAGCCCGCATCAGAGCATACGAATAAGATCGAAGTAATGAGCTTTAATGTAAGACTATTTGATCTTTATAATTGGACAGGAAACCTCGAAAGCAAGGAAAATATTCAGAAGTTTATTAAGCAGGAGAATGTTGACGTTATTTGCTTTCAGGAATACTATAGAGGTGTTAAGGTGCATTTCTCGGTGCGGGAGTTTATGGAACAAGAAGTTGGGTATACCTACTGCTATGAGCATATCACAACCTCAGCTAAAGAGAAGGATGGTGTTGGAAACAACCTGTTTGGATCAGCCATATTTTCTAAATATCCATTTATTGATTCTGGTTATGTGGAGTTTGAGAACGATGAAAATAATCACGTGTCCTGGATAGATATTGTCAAAGGAGAGGACACATTGCGGATTGTTAATGCACACATCGGGTCTATGCGCTTACAAAATGCCGATTATCAACTCATCGGAGGGAATGATAACAAGAAGTGGGCACGCGAAAAACAGTTTCCGCAAGATATTTTTACGAGGATGACTAGGGGGTTTTACAGACGAGAAGAGCAGTTGGTAACATTTAAAAAATTCTTAAGCACCTCACCTTATCGAGTTGTGGTTTGTGTAGATCTAAATGATACTCCGAATTCCTATGCCTATAATGAAATGGTTGAAAAACTGAAAGATGCCTTCATGATCTCTGGTTGGGGATTGGGAAGTACCTACGTAGGAGAGAATATCTTTAATCGAATCATGCCAGTTAATCGCATTGATTACATCTTTCACAGCGAAGGAATAGATTCTAGGAATTTTACTACGCACAAGGAAAAGTTGTCAGACCATAAGGCCATTTCTTGTGAGGTTTGGTTTTAG
- a CDS encoding gliding motility-associated C-terminal domain-containing protein, which yields MLNRNYLILITLLLQSSLFAQNWITRAGGGGMDESYDVEVDASGNYYSTGYLSTSTDFGGSIVVSSAGASDIYVAQSSNSGNFVWAKTFGGNFADRGYDIDVDDDGSSVITGFFTGTAQFDGVTLISTTNSQDLFVVKLDNTGNVVWAISDGGSGAETGYAVAFDHSGNVVVTGQFRGVTSIAGNTFVSEVDPNTGLETFDIFVAKYDSNGSPLWSHSGTSIYDNRGLAIDVDHDNNIVLTGQFTDTLTLAGVVYPNTIYNAGLICQLDSLGNVNWFRRLGAYQTMAYDVEVNAQGEIFTTGDFMGNMFIIDSTLTNYSISGNYTYHVFLLKFDVGGHVLWGNSFSSEDRVSSKAIALHQNGDIFITGTFKCNLTDFTDSLGTGLFNSVGFYDVFQARFLSDGSRDWVMQTGGQRDDYSSGIAVFNTNYPVVSGSFDEYLNFPVNAVSFGSGLSGNSFVQPNGFGSYYSCGQSYKFLKSNGGKDIYVGNTYHSLNQHYYYYDNFSLPSGTCSGWVEPCFNQLSTEQCLPDSVEACVMMNLTIYPNTVGAGISQDAQFYSTSQPYHPYNSNNGYAGYIHHIGPYWDYSYNLSNDSVDYIGVSATTNVFANVSRKDGCDSYSDTIHVTIHPQPNMPLLSDDHGFNNQDSVWSTIYACFPDTANFELAGIGLQDSISLISELGYAFLQDSTGAVFDTDDIDVFIVDSNGCENTKEIHIQMDHPVLDTIVPYLMLFDQVDFNDSIEICKGDKINVRVYDSLHTIVGDIYEYFYTDALYHQNWNIGVSNNCLNNECLSVDYYPLNSGWVPFEVNFTLGYDNYCGLDTTHYFISDSFYVHLNPLPPQPPIVLDGDQDFCPGDTVNVWADTVVQGGEWSGPFIGVNNAGDSLYVILPGTYSYEYVVVDSITGCNADYEEILYLNSKSPPNIYIDSGNNIICPFDSLLLTADPGIAYDWVGPDGMSIGNTQSIYVHDPGFYHCIITDADLCEMNSNSIELIEYSTPFLEVLPGNELCHYGSIDILAVHTGSPSFNWLNPSGITSNQITVTTAGTYICEVSQCGISTMDSVVITNSTIMPIITPLTDTVICQGDTAELTVTPSALMDYEWSNNVGFSTYAQITEPGTYTVTAYDYTGCSGTSAPVTIAFHPSSSTPVAVNDTVCLGMDAQLTTNAVYDVNWYDQNGQLLATTDTLSISSLTADTVFFVTQSDAFCESESVPVFGIVSTASLENQITSVDTVFCAGDTGVFVSDQFAVEYEWTLPDGVTINSSSSLLELSNMDTMMTGWLTLQLSDQFCSGEVDSIKISVHSLPDLFLPIEDTICQDDHLIVSILSGHGDSIYVDQVFQSTDSVNFYADTGSYQITSVNSVGCSVDSIYHLFGHDLQNPITISDDVLCGDSIYILNFPDSVFYEWNSQVNYGISDTLFLTNDSVNIPYWQIDSNGCETSLHAFNLLMTSDSAEAIFYGDSIVCEGDSVVLVGLGNADNYYWESSGGALLTGNSIVFTPSQGEFIWYYTETDGCWSDSVFLYPTVVEELLTPVVQISDSVYCFGDSITLEFNNFYDSLSYWLMPNQVNSYDSVMHLVVGANNIGDYYAITSNQGCVSMELQTVNVSGFPISPLSFYPDTIEVCEVDSISFNLFVDTNLQYQYEIDGTIYTDSLIELSAPISFIEDPIFIALTDTNGCSLTDSVQLVVYEQPLYDLVDTIICNGDTLQIDLNNDFEEYFWSDGTTISSNVFTDSGYYFLEVFNGPCYNFTDFSLATMDCTPQMANVFTPNNDGVNDVYRFVSGELKSMHLIIFNRWGAVVFESSKPYLQWDGTNNYGKPLADGVYYYVLEGETTELFLFEESGFIQLMR from the coding sequence ATGCTCAATAGGAACTACCTCATACTAATTACCTTATTGCTGCAATCCTCGCTGTTCGCACAAAATTGGATTACTCGCGCTGGAGGTGGAGGAATGGATGAATCCTATGATGTAGAAGTAGATGCTTCGGGCAATTATTATTCAACAGGGTATCTATCTACATCAACTGATTTTGGAGGGTCTATTGTGGTATCCTCAGCAGGTGCAAGTGATATATACGTTGCTCAGTCGTCTAATTCAGGAAACTTTGTTTGGGCAAAAACATTTGGGGGAAACTTTGCAGACAGAGGGTATGATATTGATGTTGATGATGATGGAAGTTCGGTGATTACTGGCTTTTTTACAGGTACAGCGCAATTTGATGGAGTTACTCTGATAAGTACCACTAATTCACAAGACCTATTTGTGGTTAAATTAGATAATACAGGTAACGTTGTGTGGGCAATATCTGATGGAGGATCGGGGGCTGAAACAGGATATGCAGTAGCATTTGATCACTCAGGAAACGTTGTTGTAACAGGTCAATTCAGAGGAGTTACCTCTATAGCTGGTAATACTTTTGTTTCCGAAGTTGATCCAAATACTGGTTTGGAAACATTTGATATTTTCGTTGCCAAATATGATAGCAACGGAAGCCCTCTGTGGTCTCATTCAGGTACTTCGATTTATGATAATAGGGGATTGGCTATAGATGTAGATCATGATAACAATATTGTTCTAACGGGCCAATTTACCGATACGCTAACCCTTGCAGGGGTAGTTTATCCCAATACAATCTATAATGCTGGTTTGATTTGCCAATTGGATTCGCTAGGAAATGTTAATTGGTTTCGGAGGTTGGGGGCTTATCAAACCATGGCTTATGACGTTGAAGTGAATGCACAAGGGGAAATCTTTACCACAGGTGACTTTATGGGGAACATGTTCATTATTGATTCTACCTTGACCAATTACTCTATTTCAGGAAATTACACTTACCATGTCTTTCTTTTGAAGTTTGATGTTGGCGGTCATGTATTGTGGGGCAACTCTTTTAGCTCTGAAGATAGAGTTTCATCAAAGGCTATTGCATTACATCAAAATGGAGATATATTCATTACTGGAACTTTCAAATGCAACCTTACTGATTTTACAGATTCTCTGGGAACAGGACTATTTAATTCTGTTGGTTTTTATGATGTTTTTCAAGCAAGATTTTTATCGGATGGATCAAGAGATTGGGTTATGCAAACAGGAGGGCAGCGAGATGACTATTCTTCTGGAATAGCGGTTTTTAACACTAATTATCCTGTGGTAAGTGGAAGTTTTGATGAATATTTGAATTTTCCTGTAAATGCTGTTTCATTTGGTTCAGGGTTGTCTGGGAATAGTTTTGTACAACCCAATGGTTTTGGAAGTTATTATAGTTGTGGCCAATCGTATAAGTTTTTGAAATCTAATGGAGGAAAGGATATATATGTTGGAAATACCTATCATAGCTTGAATCAACATTACTACTATTACGATAACTTTTCTTTGCCGAGTGGAACTTGTTCGGGGTGGGTGGAACCATGCTTTAATCAGTTATCTACAGAACAATGTTTGCCAGATTCAGTTGAAGCATGTGTAATGATGAATCTAACCATTTATCCCAATACTGTGGGCGCTGGAATTTCCCAAGACGCTCAGTTCTATTCAACAAGTCAGCCTTATCACCCGTATAACTCAAATAATGGTTACGCTGGATATATCCACCACATTGGTCCATACTGGGACTATTCTTACAACCTATCGAATGATTCTGTCGATTACATAGGGGTTAGTGCTACAACAAATGTATTTGCCAACGTTTCAAGAAAGGATGGTTGTGATAGTTATTCAGACACTATTCACGTTACTATTCATCCACAACCTAATATGCCGCTTCTATCCGATGATCATGGATTTAATAATCAGGATAGTGTTTGGTCAACTATTTATGCCTGTTTTCCAGACACCGCAAATTTTGAATTAGCCGGAATTGGTCTTCAAGATAGTATCTCCTTAATAAGTGAGCTTGGGTACGCTTTTTTGCAAGACTCAACAGGGGCAGTTTTCGATACAGATGATATTGATGTGTTCATAGTTGATTCCAACGGATGTGAAAACACGAAAGAAATTCATATTCAGATGGATCACCCCGTTCTTGATACCATTGTGCCATATTTGATGTTATTTGATCAGGTTGATTTTAATGATAGTATTGAAATATGCAAAGGAGATAAAATCAATGTTCGCGTTTATGATTCATTACATACTATCGTAGGAGATATTTATGAATATTTTTATACAGATGCTTTATATCATCAAAATTGGAATATTGGAGTGTCTAATAATTGTTTGAATAATGAATGTCTTTCCGTGGATTATTATCCTTTAAACTCCGGATGGGTTCCATTTGAAGTGAATTTTACACTAGGTTATGATAATTACTGTGGTTTAGACACCACTCACTATTTTATTTCGGATTCATTCTATGTACATCTAAACCCATTACCGCCACAACCCCCCATTGTGCTAGATGGAGATCAGGATTTTTGTCCAGGAGACACTGTTAATGTTTGGGCAGATACCGTTGTTCAAGGAGGGGAATGGAGTGGCCCATTTATCGGTGTTAATAATGCGGGTGATAGCCTTTATGTAATCCTGCCAGGAACCTACAGTTACGAGTATGTAGTTGTAGACTCAATTACGGGTTGTAATGCTGATTATGAGGAAATACTTTACTTGAACAGTAAGTCTCCTCCAAACATTTATATAGACTCTGGAAACAATATTATTTGTCCATTTGATTCGCTTTTGCTAACGGCAGACCCGGGTATTGCATATGATTGGGTTGGTCCTGATGGAATGTCCATTGGGAATACACAAAGCATTTATGTACATGACCCTGGATTTTATCACTGCATTATAACAGACGCTGATCTCTGCGAAATGAATTCCAACTCTATCGAGCTCATAGAATATTCAACACCCTTCTTAGAAGTGTTACCAGGTAACGAGCTTTGTCACTATGGTAGTATTGATATTCTTGCAGTTCATACTGGTTCCCCTTCATTCAATTGGCTAAATCCCTCGGGAATTACGAGTAATCAAATAACCGTTACAACTGCTGGTACATATATTTGTGAAGTTTCTCAATGCGGCATATCAACAATGGACAGTGTAGTCATTACTAATTCTACCATTATGCCAATTATTACGCCTCTAACAGATACAGTGATTTGTCAAGGTGATACAGCCGAACTAACTGTTACACCATCTGCCTTGATGGACTATGAATGGAGTAATAATGTTGGTTTTAGCACGTACGCCCAAATTACGGAACCAGGTACTTATACGGTTACAGCATATGATTACACTGGATGTTCAGGTACGTCTGCTCCTGTGACGATCGCTTTTCATCCGAGTTCTTCAACTCCAGTTGCAGTTAATGATACTGTTTGTCTTGGAATGGATGCACAACTAACTACAAACGCAGTTTATGACGTGAATTGGTATGATCAAAATGGTCAACTCCTAGCTACTACTGATACACTATCCATTTCCAGTTTGACTGCGGATACTGTTTTCTTCGTGACTCAAAGCGATGCGTTCTGTGAAAGTGAATCAGTTCCTGTTTTTGGAATAGTCTCTACCGCATCCTTAGAGAATCAAATCACGTCTGTAGATACTGTATTCTGTGCAGGTGATACTGGCGTGTTTGTGTCTGACCAATTTGCAGTTGAATACGAATGGACATTGCCTGATGGAGTAACCATCAATAGCTCTTCTTCACTTCTTGAACTATCGAATATGGATACTATGATGACAGGTTGGCTGACCTTACAACTCTCTGACCAATTTTGTTCAGGAGAGGTAGACTCTATTAAAATCAGTGTGCACTCTTTGCCAGACTTGTTTCTTCCTATAGAAGATACGATATGTCAGGATGATCATTTGATAGTCAGTATTCTGTCAGGTCATGGAGATTCCATTTATGTTGATCAAGTATTTCAATCTACCGATTCAGTAAATTTCTATGCGGATACTGGAAGCTATCAAATTACATCGGTAAATAGTGTTGGATGCTCTGTTGATAGCATATACCATTTATTTGGTCACGATTTGCAAAATCCAATAACAATATCCGATGATGTGCTCTGTGGAGATTCTATTTATATTCTAAACTTTCCAGATTCAGTTTTTTATGAGTGGAATAGTCAAGTAAATTATGGAATTTCAGACACTTTGTTTTTGACTAATGATTCGGTTAATATTCCATATTGGCAGATTGATTCGAATGGCTGTGAGACATCATTACATGCATTCAACCTATTGATGACCAGTGATTCGGCTGAAGCCATCTTTTATGGAGATTCGATAGTTTGCGAGGGTGATTCGGTAGTATTAGTAGGGTTGGGTAATGCTGATAATTATTATTGGGAATCATCAGGTGGGGCGTTACTTACAGGAAATTCAATAGTTTTTACACCGAGTCAAGGAGAGTTTATTTGGTACTACACAGAAACAGATGGATGCTGGAGCGATTCTGTATTCCTGTATCCGACAGTAGTTGAAGAGCTATTAACGCCAGTAGTTCAAATCAGTGATTCAGTCTATTGCTTCGGAGACTCGATAACATTGGAGTTTAATAACTTCTATGATTCACTTTCTTATTGGTTGATGCCTAACCAAGTAAATTCTTATGATAGCGTAATGCATCTCGTGGTTGGAGCAAATAATATTGGAGATTATTACGCAATCACCAGTAATCAGGGGTGTGTTTCTATGGAGTTGCAAACGGTTAATGTCTCTGGTTTTCCGATAAGCCCACTTTCTTTTTACCCTGATACGATTGAAGTGTGCGAAGTCGACTCTATTAGTTTTAATCTATTTGTAGATACGAATCTGCAATATCAGTATGAGATTGATGGTACGATTTATACGGATAGTCTCATAGAGCTATCTGCTCCAATATCATTTATTGAAGATCCGATCTTTATTGCATTAACGGATACTAACGGTTGTTCGCTTACAGATTCTGTTCAACTAGTTGTTTACGAACAACCCTTGTATGATCTTGTGGATACAATAATTTGTAATGGCGATACATTACAAATTGATTTAAACAATGATTTTGAGGAGTATTTTTGGTCTGATGGGACAACCATTTCTTCAAATGTATTCACAGATAGCGGTTATTATTTTCTAGAAGTTTTTAATGGACCTTGTTATAACTTCACTGACTTCAGTCTTGCGACCATGGATTGTACCCCTCAAATGGCGAATGTGTTTACTCCAAACAATGATGGAGTAAATGATGTTTATCGATTCGTTTCTGGAGAATTAAAGTCTATGCATTTGATTATTTTTAATCGATGGGGTGCAGTTGTATTTGAGTCAAGTAAACCATACCTGCAGTGGGATGGAACTAATAATTATGGGAAGCCTTTAGCAGATGGAGTCTATTATTACGTGTTAGAAGGGGAGACCACAGAACTCTTTCTATTTGAAGAATCAGGGTTTATTCAGTTGATGAGGTAA
- a CDS encoding SAM-dependent methyltransferase: MKKGRLYLLPMTLGDSAVNDVIPNNILEHIIQFKHLVVENIKTTRRYLKKIDREVDIDSISFYELNKHTQPEQVNSFLNPCLDGHDVGMISEAGCPAVADPGSDLVSIAHKRGIRVTPYVGPNSILMALMGSGFNGQSFKFNGYLTRDKSKRKHEIRGLESDARKGTTQLFMETPFRNQQFLEDLLATLHPETMLCIAADITLEAEFIQTHPVHFWKKNIPNLHKRPCIFVLD, encoded by the coding sequence ATGAAAAAAGGTCGACTTTATCTATTGCCAATGACACTGGGAGACAGCGCTGTAAATGATGTTATCCCCAATAACATTTTAGAGCACATCATTCAATTTAAACACCTTGTTGTAGAGAACATTAAGACAACCAGACGATACCTTAAAAAGATTGATCGAGAAGTTGATATTGATAGCATCAGCTTTTATGAACTCAACAAACACACTCAACCAGAGCAGGTGAATTCTTTTCTTAATCCATGTTTGGATGGTCATGATGTTGGGATGATTTCTGAGGCAGGTTGTCCTGCCGTTGCTGACCCTGGCAGTGATCTGGTAAGTATTGCTCATAAAAGAGGTATTCGCGTAACTCCCTATGTTGGTCCTAATTCTATATTGATGGCTTTGATGGGAAGTGGCTTTAATGGACAATCATTTAAATTCAATGGCTACCTCACCAGAGACAAATCAAAACGCAAACACGAGATTAGAGGGTTAGAGAGTGATGCGAGAAAAGGCACTACCCAGCTATTCATGGAAACACCTTTTAGAAACCAACAGTTTCTGGAAGATTTACTCGCTACGTTACACCCTGAAACGATGTTGTGTATTGCGGCAGATATTACGCTAGAAGCTGAGTTCATCCAAACGCATCCAGTTCATTTTTGGAAGAAAAATATTCCCAACTTGCACAAACGTCCTTGTATATTTGTTTTGGATTAA
- a CDS encoding RMD1 family protein, with product MKAIAYHLDTRPNMSNFHQLDGYTVLKRDRYFVLLEKEDNKTVYLKDYGSVVFLGWSGHEIKIFLKDKFSVSDMTKLKSEEFEVEQSGVADHRVNFDTIIVPNLTTEVIHIISLNLAQSVVLSHYQEMADDILSASSAVTAELKDQGRVPISRKELRKLLGRAIVLKNTVAENLYIFETPEFASSVEELAQIDTDLNENLDILNRFRSLQHNLSTVTDSLSFLMDILQHKHSSVLEWIIILLILIEVIQVLFEKLI from the coding sequence ATGAAAGCTATCGCCTACCATCTTGACACAAGACCCAACATGTCGAACTTCCATCAGCTGGATGGCTATACGGTACTTAAACGTGATCGTTATTTTGTGCTCTTAGAAAAGGAAGACAACAAAACGGTTTATCTGAAAGACTATGGTAGTGTTGTCTTTTTAGGTTGGTCAGGACATGAGATCAAGATCTTTCTCAAGGATAAGTTTAGTGTGTCTGATATGACCAAACTTAAGTCAGAAGAGTTTGAAGTAGAGCAATCGGGAGTTGCTGATCACCGTGTGAATTTCGATACGATCATTGTCCCTAACCTTACTACTGAAGTAATTCATATCATTAGCTTAAACCTCGCTCAATCTGTTGTGTTGTCTCATTATCAGGAAATGGCTGACGATATTTTATCAGCATCATCTGCCGTTACTGCCGAGTTAAAAGATCAGGGAAGAGTACCCATAAGTAGAAAGGAGTTAAGGAAACTATTGGGTAGAGCGATTGTTTTAAAGAATACTGTTGCTGAGAATCTCTATATTTTTGAAACTCCTGAGTTTGCGAGTAGCGTTGAAGAGTTAGCGCAAATAGACACAGATCTCAATGAGAATTTGGATATTCTCAATCGGTTCAGGAGTTTACAACACAACTTAAGTACGGTGACTGACTCGCTCTCTTTCTTAATGGATATTCTTCAGCATAAACACAGCTCTGTCCTCGAATGGATCATTATCCTTTTGATTCTGATCGAAGTGATTCAAGTCCTTTTTGAAAAGTTAATTTAG
- a CDS encoding low molecular weight protein-tyrosine-phosphatase, producing the protein MKILMVCLGNICRSPLAHGILQHKVDQRGLKAIIDSAGTNGLHDGEYPDSRSMEIALINGIDISYQRSRQIKRRDIEYFDLIYVMDSSNYNNVLNMTESEAEAQKVIMIMNELESGKNINVPDPYYGGEEGFKNVFEMLDKATDLIIEKHLS; encoded by the coding sequence ATGAAAATACTAATGGTTTGTTTGGGTAATATCTGTAGATCCCCACTAGCACATGGAATCCTTCAACACAAAGTAGATCAACGAGGCCTGAAGGCCATAATCGACTCTGCTGGAACCAATGGACTTCATGATGGTGAATACCCCGATTCGAGATCAATGGAAATTGCTCTTATTAATGGTATTGATATCTCTTATCAACGTTCACGTCAAATTAAGAGAAGAGATATTGAATACTTCGACCTCATTTATGTTATGGATTCTTCCAACTACAATAATGTTCTGAATATGACCGAATCAGAAGCTGAAGCTCAAAAAGTGATCATGATCATGAACGAATTAGAGTCAGGAAAAAACATCAATGTTCCCGACCCTTATTATGGTGGTGAAGAAGGATTCAAGAACGTATTTGAAATGCTCGATAAAGCGACCGATCTAATTATCGAGAAGCACCTATCCTAA